One stretch of Ooceraea biroi isolate clonal line C1 chromosome 4, Obir_v5.4, whole genome shotgun sequence DNA includes these proteins:
- the LOC105284346 gene encoding tail-anchored protein insertion receptor WRB isoform X1, whose product MNLLVLSTLSCILDNVTPFLIQYISRYVYTRKRYDVELWVELKKLKDEMSKLSIVDEFAKYAKLQRKRNQLESILNENRNQRQSWLMKQQLLLTYGFRILNGTLILLLLYMYKREPVIILSEGVLWPIEKFLSWPCQHENAISLLAWLMIVRLGISACKKLHAPKIVS is encoded by the exons ATGAATTTACTCGTGCTGTCCACTCTGAGCTGCATCTTGGACAATGTGACACcgtttttaattcaatat atttCACGGTATGTTTATACGCGCAAAAGATACGACGTCGAATTATGGGTTGaactgaaaaaattgaaagatgAAATGTCAAAGCTCTCCATAGTAGACGAGTTTGCCAAGTATGCCAAGCTTCAACGCAAACGCAATCAATTAGAGAGTATTTTAAATGAGAACA GAAATCAACGGCAGAGCTGGTTAATGAAACAGCAGTTATTGTTAACTTATGGTTTTCGCATATTGAAC GGTACATTAATTTTGTTGCTGTTGTACATGTACAAGAGAGAACCTGTAATTATTTTGTCGGAGGGTGTACTATGGccaattgaaaaatttctaagttgGCCTTGCCAGCATGAAAATGCTATTTCTTTACTAGCGTGGCTCATGATCGTCCGATTAGGGATATCTGCGTGCAAGAAACTTCAC GCGCCTAAAATTGTCTCCTAA
- the LOC105284338 gene encoding aspartate--tRNA ligase, cytoplasmic isoform X1: MVEDKPTTNPQTGDEISKKALKKQQKELEKAAKKAERKAQTQSQQQSTGETEDVSIGKYGQMDMIQSKEKYENRKFTMIKDLDESMENQTVWLRGRLHTSRAKGKQCFIVLRQQSYTVQGLAAVNEEISKQMIKFISNITKESIIDVKATVKSVPSEIESCSQRNVEVHLEEVFVVSAAKPQLPLQIEDAARPVGEADETALNIRVNQDTRLDNRVLDLRTPANQAIFRVEAGVCKLFRDILTKKGFVEIHTPKIISAASEGGANVFTVSYFKGNAYLAQSPQLYKQMAIAADFDKVFTVGAVFRAEDSNTHRHLTEFVGLDLEMAFKYHYHEVVDTIGQLFTELFKGLRDIYADDIKAVSQQYPVEPFKFLEPALRLEFPQAIELLAEAGVTLGEEDDLSTPDEKLLGKLVKAKYDTDFYILDKYPLAIRPFYTMPDPNNPKASNSYDMFMRGEEIISGAQRIHDPDFLTERAKHHEIDIEKIKSYIDAFRYGCPPHAGGGIGLERVVMLYLGLDNIRKVSMFPRDPKRLTP, from the exons ATGGTTGAAGATAAACCAACGACTAATCCTCAGACAGG AgatgaaatatctaaaaaagcACTTAAAAAGCAGCAAAAGGAGTTGGAGAAAGCTGCAAAGAAGGCGGAAAGAAAAGCTCAAACA CAGTCACAGCAACAATCAACAGGTGAAACTGAAGATGTTTCTATTGGCAAGTACGGACAGATGGACATGATTCAGAGTAAGGAGAAATATGAAAACAGAAAGTTTACTATGATCAAAGATTTAGATGAGAGTATGGAGAATCAGACAGTCTGGTTAAGAGGTCGTTTACACACGAGTCGCGCAAAGg GCAAACAATGCTTTATTGTATTGAGACAACAATCGTACACGGTGCAGGGATTAGCTGCCGTGAATGAAGAGATTAGCAAGCAAATGATTAAATTCATATCCAA CATCACGAAAGAGTCTATAATTGACGTAAAAGCTACAGTGAAATCTGTGCCATCGGAAATTGAATCGTGCTCGCAGCGAAACGTCGAAGTTCATTTGGAGGAGGTTTTCGTGGTAAGCGCGGCAAAGCCGCAGCTTCCTCTGCAAATAGAAGATGCCGCGAGGCCCGTCGGCGAAGCGGATGAAACGGCGTTGAATATTCGAGTGAACCAGGACACCAGACTGGATAACAGAGTACTGGATTTACGTACGCCAGCTAATCAGGCAATCTTCAGAGTGGAAGCTGGCGTTTGCAAGCTCTTTAGAGACATCCTGACGAAGAAA GGCTTTGTCGAAATCCATACCCCCAAAATTATCTCCGCAGCTAGTGAGGGCGGTGCGAATGTATTCACAGTGTCTTATTTCAAAGGCAATGCTTACTTGGCGCAATCACCACAGTTATACAAACAGATGGCGATCGCCGCTGACTTCGACAAGGTGTTCACTGTCGGAGCAg TTTTTAGAGCAGAAGATTCCAATACGCACAGGCATCTGACAGAGTTCGTGGGTCTTGATCTGGAAATGGCTTTCAAATACCATTATCATGAGGTAGTAGACACCATTGGGCAATTGTTCACCGAGTTATTTAAAGGTCTACGTGATAT CTACGCGGATGATATTAAAGCAGTCAGCCAACAGTACCCAGTGGAGCCATTCAAGTTTCTCGAGCCGGCCTTGAGACTGGAGTTTCCACAGGCAATTGAGTTATTGGCAGAAGCAGGTGTCACTCTTGGCGAAGAGGATGATTTATCAACACCGGATGAGAAACTCTTAGGAAAACTTGTCAAAGCCAAG TACGATACGGACTTTTACATTTTGGACAAGTATCCTCTTGCAATAAGGCCTTTTTACACCATGCCGGATCCAAATAATCCT AAAGCATCTAACTCATACGATATGTTTATGCGAGGAGAAGAGATCATATCTGGCGCACAACGTATTCACGATCCGGACTTTCTCACTGAACGTGCCAAACATCACGAAATTG atattgaaaaaattaaatcgtaCATCGATGCCTTCAGATACGGTTGTCCACCGCATGCTGGCGGCGGCATAGGCCTGGAGCGCGTGGTGATGCTGTATCTCGGTTTGGATAATATTCGCAAAGTATCTATGTTCCCACGCGATCCTAAGCGCCTCACTCCTTAA
- the LOC105284346 gene encoding tail-anchored protein insertion receptor WRB isoform X2, with the protein MKLHHPGRIQISRYVYTRKRYDVELWVELKKLKDEMSKLSIVDEFAKYAKLQRKRNQLESILNENRNQRQSWLMKQQLLLTYGFRILNGTLILLLLYMYKREPVIILSEGVLWPIEKFLSWPCQHENAISLLAWLMIVRLGISACKKLHAPKIVS; encoded by the exons ATGAAATTGCATCACCCGGGGCGTATTCAG atttCACGGTATGTTTATACGCGCAAAAGATACGACGTCGAATTATGGGTTGaactgaaaaaattgaaagatgAAATGTCAAAGCTCTCCATAGTAGACGAGTTTGCCAAGTATGCCAAGCTTCAACGCAAACGCAATCAATTAGAGAGTATTTTAAATGAGAACA GAAATCAACGGCAGAGCTGGTTAATGAAACAGCAGTTATTGTTAACTTATGGTTTTCGCATATTGAAC GGTACATTAATTTTGTTGCTGTTGTACATGTACAAGAGAGAACCTGTAATTATTTTGTCGGAGGGTGTACTATGGccaattgaaaaatttctaagttgGCCTTGCCAGCATGAAAATGCTATTTCTTTACTAGCGTGGCTCATGATCGTCCGATTAGGGATATCTGCGTGCAAGAAACTTCAC GCGCCTAAAATTGTCTCCTAA
- the LOC105284338 gene encoding aspartate--tRNA ligase, cytoplasmic isoform X2 yields MVEDKPTTNPQTGDEISKKALKKQQKELEKAAKKAERKAQTSQQQSTGETEDVSIGKYGQMDMIQSKEKYENRKFTMIKDLDESMENQTVWLRGRLHTSRAKGKQCFIVLRQQSYTVQGLAAVNEEISKQMIKFISNITKESIIDVKATVKSVPSEIESCSQRNVEVHLEEVFVVSAAKPQLPLQIEDAARPVGEADETALNIRVNQDTRLDNRVLDLRTPANQAIFRVEAGVCKLFRDILTKKGFVEIHTPKIISAASEGGANVFTVSYFKGNAYLAQSPQLYKQMAIAADFDKVFTVGAVFRAEDSNTHRHLTEFVGLDLEMAFKYHYHEVVDTIGQLFTELFKGLRDIYADDIKAVSQQYPVEPFKFLEPALRLEFPQAIELLAEAGVTLGEEDDLSTPDEKLLGKLVKAKYDTDFYILDKYPLAIRPFYTMPDPNNPKASNSYDMFMRGEEIISGAQRIHDPDFLTERAKHHEIDIEKIKSYIDAFRYGCPPHAGGGIGLERVVMLYLGLDNIRKVSMFPRDPKRLTP; encoded by the exons ATGGTTGAAGATAAACCAACGACTAATCCTCAGACAGG AgatgaaatatctaaaaaagcACTTAAAAAGCAGCAAAAGGAGTTGGAGAAAGCTGCAAAGAAGGCGGAAAGAAAAGCTCAAACA TCACAGCAACAATCAACAGGTGAAACTGAAGATGTTTCTATTGGCAAGTACGGACAGATGGACATGATTCAGAGTAAGGAGAAATATGAAAACAGAAAGTTTACTATGATCAAAGATTTAGATGAGAGTATGGAGAATCAGACAGTCTGGTTAAGAGGTCGTTTACACACGAGTCGCGCAAAGg GCAAACAATGCTTTATTGTATTGAGACAACAATCGTACACGGTGCAGGGATTAGCTGCCGTGAATGAAGAGATTAGCAAGCAAATGATTAAATTCATATCCAA CATCACGAAAGAGTCTATAATTGACGTAAAAGCTACAGTGAAATCTGTGCCATCGGAAATTGAATCGTGCTCGCAGCGAAACGTCGAAGTTCATTTGGAGGAGGTTTTCGTGGTAAGCGCGGCAAAGCCGCAGCTTCCTCTGCAAATAGAAGATGCCGCGAGGCCCGTCGGCGAAGCGGATGAAACGGCGTTGAATATTCGAGTGAACCAGGACACCAGACTGGATAACAGAGTACTGGATTTACGTACGCCAGCTAATCAGGCAATCTTCAGAGTGGAAGCTGGCGTTTGCAAGCTCTTTAGAGACATCCTGACGAAGAAA GGCTTTGTCGAAATCCATACCCCCAAAATTATCTCCGCAGCTAGTGAGGGCGGTGCGAATGTATTCACAGTGTCTTATTTCAAAGGCAATGCTTACTTGGCGCAATCACCACAGTTATACAAACAGATGGCGATCGCCGCTGACTTCGACAAGGTGTTCACTGTCGGAGCAg TTTTTAGAGCAGAAGATTCCAATACGCACAGGCATCTGACAGAGTTCGTGGGTCTTGATCTGGAAATGGCTTTCAAATACCATTATCATGAGGTAGTAGACACCATTGGGCAATTGTTCACCGAGTTATTTAAAGGTCTACGTGATAT CTACGCGGATGATATTAAAGCAGTCAGCCAACAGTACCCAGTGGAGCCATTCAAGTTTCTCGAGCCGGCCTTGAGACTGGAGTTTCCACAGGCAATTGAGTTATTGGCAGAAGCAGGTGTCACTCTTGGCGAAGAGGATGATTTATCAACACCGGATGAGAAACTCTTAGGAAAACTTGTCAAAGCCAAG TACGATACGGACTTTTACATTTTGGACAAGTATCCTCTTGCAATAAGGCCTTTTTACACCATGCCGGATCCAAATAATCCT AAAGCATCTAACTCATACGATATGTTTATGCGAGGAGAAGAGATCATATCTGGCGCACAACGTATTCACGATCCGGACTTTCTCACTGAACGTGCCAAACATCACGAAATTG atattgaaaaaattaaatcgtaCATCGATGCCTTCAGATACGGTTGTCCACCGCATGCTGGCGGCGGCATAGGCCTGGAGCGCGTGGTGATGCTGTATCTCGGTTTGGATAATATTCGCAAAGTATCTATGTTCCCACGCGATCCTAAGCGCCTCACTCCTTAA
- the LOC105284366 gene encoding protein PXR1: MDHVGLLLQHSQYVYAIPVGIVVILAVLVFACGFKQAEQPPFAQLSAVSDVDRKLAKKRGKIREKKATNGQVNSEKTSPVKKTLAAKTEASKKTNAKGDDVDGKLKENKQDDKAAVTKKEKEQSSTKTSKENKMEQVKNKKNLKNLYQEKPVDFDDGDWEQAYSRKDKKNKKKEEESPSKKNKKAPKKADLINEAKQKEQEKPEIIKDKTAKETENKELKEKEKKEVILAPLSNEEVDEAKEAQKEQNKEKLEKVEKEEKKSKSKKNKKPSESENTPASVPSTPKSDNKPVAAEPQKEAAKEVEKAANNNAEENKIEETKEEKAAVFDELGDVWTEAKPQKKSKKKARRDN, translated from the exons ATGGATCACGTCGGCTTGCTGCTACAGCACTCGCAATACGTGTACGCGATTCCCGTGGGCATCGTGGTGATCCTCGCCGTTCTCGTGTTCGCCTGCGGCTTCAAGCAGGCCGAACAGCCGCCGTTCGCCCAGCTCTCCGCGGTTTCCGACGTGGACCGGAAGCTAGCCAAGAAGCGCGGCAAGATCCGTGAGAAG AAAGCTACTAATGGACAAGTCAATTCTGAGAAAACAAGTCCAGTTAAGAAGACATTAGCTGCGAAAACAGAAGCATCAAAGAAAACCAATGCAAAAGGGGATGACGTTGACGGCAAGTTGAAGGAGAATAAGCAGGATGACAAGGCTGCTGTGAccaaaaaggaaaaggagcaATCCTCGACTAAGACTAGTAAAGAGAACAAGATGGAACAGGTGaagaacaagaaaaatttaaagaatttgTACCAAGAAAAGCCAGTGGACTTTGATGATG GAGACTGGGAACAAGCTTATTCACGCAAGGATaagaagaacaagaagaaggaagaagaatcCCCTtcgaagaagaataaaaaagcaCCTAAGAAGGCTGATCTGATTAACGAAGCCAAGCAGAAGGAACAAGAGAAGCCTGAAATCATCAAAGATAAGACCGCCAAAGAAACGGAAAATAAGGAGctgaaggaaaaagagaagaaagaggtgATCCTCGCGCCTCTCTCCAATGAGGAGGTAGATGAAGCAAAGGAAGCGCAGAAAGAACAAAACAAG GAGAAACTCGAGAAAGtcgagaaggaggagaaaaaaTCAAAGTCGAAGAAGAACAAGAAACCTTCTGAAAGTGAGAACACGCCCGCTTCGGTGCCTTCTACACCAAAGTCGGATAACAAGCCCGTCGCGGCAGAACCGCAGAAAGAAGCAGCTAAAGAAGTGGAGAAGGCGGCTAACAATAACGcggaggaaaataaaatagaggAGACTAAAGAAGAGAAGGCCGCTGTGTTCGACGAGTTAGGAG ACGTCTGGACAGAAGCGAAGCCCCAGAAGAAGAGTAAAAAAAAGGCTCGCAGGGATAACTGA
- the LOC105284338 gene encoding aspartate--tRNA ligase, cytoplasmic isoform X3, whose protein sequence is MVEDKPTTNPQTGDEISKKALKKQQKELEKAAKKAERKAQTQSQQQSTGETEDVSIGKYGQMDMIQSKEKYENRKFTMIKDLDESMENQTVWLRGRLHTSRAKGKQCFIVLRQQSYTVQGLAAVNEEISKQMIKFISNITKESIIDVKATVKSVPSEIESCSQRNVEVHLEEVFVVSAAKPQLPLQIEDAARPVGEADETALNIRVNQDTRLDNRVLDLRTPANQAIFRVEAGVCKLFRDILTKKGFVEIHTPKIISAASEGGANVFTVSYFKGNAYLAQSPQLYKQMAIAADFDKVFTVGAVFRAEDSNTHRHLTEFVGLDLEMAFKYHYHEVVDTIGQLFTELFKGLRDIYADDIKAVSQQYPVEPFKFLEPALRLEFPQAIELLAEAGVTLGEEDDLSTPDEKLLGKLVKAKYDTDFYILDKYPLAIRPFYTMPDPNNPKASNSYDMFMRGEEIISGAQRIHDPDFLTERAKHHEIDTVVHRMLAAA, encoded by the exons ATGGTTGAAGATAAACCAACGACTAATCCTCAGACAGG AgatgaaatatctaaaaaagcACTTAAAAAGCAGCAAAAGGAGTTGGAGAAAGCTGCAAAGAAGGCGGAAAGAAAAGCTCAAACA CAGTCACAGCAACAATCAACAGGTGAAACTGAAGATGTTTCTATTGGCAAGTACGGACAGATGGACATGATTCAGAGTAAGGAGAAATATGAAAACAGAAAGTTTACTATGATCAAAGATTTAGATGAGAGTATGGAGAATCAGACAGTCTGGTTAAGAGGTCGTTTACACACGAGTCGCGCAAAGg GCAAACAATGCTTTATTGTATTGAGACAACAATCGTACACGGTGCAGGGATTAGCTGCCGTGAATGAAGAGATTAGCAAGCAAATGATTAAATTCATATCCAA CATCACGAAAGAGTCTATAATTGACGTAAAAGCTACAGTGAAATCTGTGCCATCGGAAATTGAATCGTGCTCGCAGCGAAACGTCGAAGTTCATTTGGAGGAGGTTTTCGTGGTAAGCGCGGCAAAGCCGCAGCTTCCTCTGCAAATAGAAGATGCCGCGAGGCCCGTCGGCGAAGCGGATGAAACGGCGTTGAATATTCGAGTGAACCAGGACACCAGACTGGATAACAGAGTACTGGATTTACGTACGCCAGCTAATCAGGCAATCTTCAGAGTGGAAGCTGGCGTTTGCAAGCTCTTTAGAGACATCCTGACGAAGAAA GGCTTTGTCGAAATCCATACCCCCAAAATTATCTCCGCAGCTAGTGAGGGCGGTGCGAATGTATTCACAGTGTCTTATTTCAAAGGCAATGCTTACTTGGCGCAATCACCACAGTTATACAAACAGATGGCGATCGCCGCTGACTTCGACAAGGTGTTCACTGTCGGAGCAg TTTTTAGAGCAGAAGATTCCAATACGCACAGGCATCTGACAGAGTTCGTGGGTCTTGATCTGGAAATGGCTTTCAAATACCATTATCATGAGGTAGTAGACACCATTGGGCAATTGTTCACCGAGTTATTTAAAGGTCTACGTGATAT CTACGCGGATGATATTAAAGCAGTCAGCCAACAGTACCCAGTGGAGCCATTCAAGTTTCTCGAGCCGGCCTTGAGACTGGAGTTTCCACAGGCAATTGAGTTATTGGCAGAAGCAGGTGTCACTCTTGGCGAAGAGGATGATTTATCAACACCGGATGAGAAACTCTTAGGAAAACTTGTCAAAGCCAAG TACGATACGGACTTTTACATTTTGGACAAGTATCCTCTTGCAATAAGGCCTTTTTACACCATGCCGGATCCAAATAATCCT AAAGCATCTAACTCATACGATATGTTTATGCGAGGAGAAGAGATCATATCTGGCGCACAACGTATTCACGATCCGGACTTTCTCACTGAACGTGCCAAACATCACGAAATTG ATACGGTTGTCCACCGCATGCTGGCGGCGGCATAG